In Enterobacter cloacae, the following are encoded in one genomic region:
- a CDS encoding phenylacetic acid degradation protein PaaY has translation MPVYQIDGLTPVVPDESYVHPTAVLIGDVILGKGVYVGPNASLRGDFGRIVVKDGANIQDNCVMHGFPEQDTVVEENGHIGHSAILHGCIIRRNALVGMNAVVMDGAVIGENSIVGAAAFVKAKAEMPANHLIIGSPAKAIRELSEQEIAWKMQGTREYQVLVERCKLTMHQVEPLREAEPGRQRLIFDENLRPKSAG, from the coding sequence ATGCCTGTTTATCAAATTGACGGTCTGACGCCGGTCGTGCCTGACGAGAGCTATGTTCACCCGACGGCGGTACTTATTGGTGATGTGATCCTGGGTAAAGGTGTTTACGTTGGCCCAAATGCCAGCCTGCGCGGCGATTTTGGCCGTATTGTGGTGAAAGACGGTGCCAACATTCAGGATAACTGCGTGATGCATGGTTTCCCGGAGCAGGACACCGTGGTCGAGGAAAACGGGCATATTGGCCACAGCGCCATTCTGCACGGCTGCATTATCCGGCGTAACGCACTGGTCGGGATGAATGCGGTGGTGATGGACGGCGCGGTGATCGGCGAAAACAGCATTGTCGGTGCGGCGGCGTTTGTGAAGGCGAAAGCGGAAATGCCTGCCAACCATTTGATTATTGGCAGCCCGGCCAAAGCGATTCGTGAGCTGAGTGAACAGGAAATAGCGTGGAAGATGCAGGGCACGCGGGAATACCAGGTGCTGGTGGAACGCTGCAAGCTGACGATGCATCAGGTTGAACCGCTGCGCGAGGCAGAACCCGGGCGGCAACGGCTGATATTTGATGAGAATTTGAGGCCAAAGTCGGCGGGGTGA
- a CDS encoding phenylacetic acid degradation operon negative regulatory protein PaaX, whose product MNHMNKLDAFIQHAVSSVPISGTSLISSLYGDALSHRGGEIWLGSLAALLEGMGFGERFVRTALFRLNKEGWLDVSRIGRRSFYRLSDKGLRLTRRAENKIYRAELPAWDGKWLLLLSEGLDKTTLADVKKQLIWQGFGTLAPSLMASPSQHLADVQSLLHDAGVAENVIFFEAHSPLALSRAALRFRVEECWQLTEQNVMYETFIDSFRPLLPLLKEAAPEELTPERCFQIQLLLIHFYRRVVLKDPLLPEELLPAHWAGQSARQLCINIYQRVAPGALAFVSEKGETSVGELPVPGTLYYQRFGGLTSA is encoded by the coding sequence ATGAATCACATGAATAAACTCGACGCCTTCATCCAGCACGCAGTCAGCTCCGTTCCCATCAGCGGGACATCGCTTATCTCTTCCCTGTACGGTGATGCACTTTCCCATCGAGGCGGTGAAATCTGGCTCGGCAGCCTGGCCGCTTTACTTGAAGGCATGGGGTTTGGTGAACGTTTTGTGCGTACCGCGCTGTTCCGCCTTAACAAAGAGGGCTGGCTGGATGTTTCCCGCATTGGGCGTCGCAGCTTTTACCGTCTGAGTGATAAAGGACTGCGTTTGACCCGTCGCGCGGAGAATAAAATCTACCGTGCGGAACTGCCCGCATGGGACGGCAAATGGCTGCTGCTGCTCTCTGAAGGTCTGGACAAAACGACCCTCGCCGATGTGAAAAAACAGCTTATATGGCAGGGGTTTGGCACGCTTGCGCCGAGCCTGATGGCCTCGCCATCTCAGCATCTGGCGGATGTGCAGTCCCTGTTGCATGACGCGGGCGTGGCGGAAAACGTCATCTTCTTCGAGGCTCACTCACCGCTGGCACTGTCCCGCGCTGCGCTACGCTTCCGGGTAGAAGAGTGCTGGCAACTGACAGAACAAAACGTCATGTACGAGACGTTTATCGACTCATTCCGGCCGTTGTTGCCGCTGCTGAAAGAGGCTGCGCCGGAAGAGTTGACGCCAGAACGTTGCTTCCAGATCCAGCTGTTACTGATCCATTTTTATCGTCGTGTGGTGCTGAAAGACCCGCTGTTGCCGGAAGAGTTACTACCAGCGCACTGGGCAGGGCAAAGTGCCCGACAGCTCTGCATCAATATTTATCAGCGTGTGGCACCGGGAGCGCTGGCGTTTGTCAGTGAGAAAGGCGAAACCTCCGTCGGTGAACTGCCCGTGCCTGGCACGCTCTACTATCAACGCTTTGGTGGTCTTACAAGCGCATAA
- a CDS encoding phenylacetate-coenzyme A ligase encodes MTTTNTTKLDPIETASIDELQALQTERLKWTLHHAYNNVPMYKRKFDAAGVHPDDFKVLDDIRKFPCTTKQDLRDNYPFDTFAVPMEQVVRIHASSGTTGKPTVVGYTQNDIDNWANIVARSLRAAGGSAKDKIHVAYGYGLFTGGLGAHYGAERLGATVIPMSGGQTEKQAQLIRDFQPDMIMVTPSYCLNLIEELERQMGGDASTCSLRVGVFGAEPWTQAMRREIEKRLGITALDIYGLSEVMGPGVAMECIETADGPTIWEDHFYPEIVNPNDGTVLADGEQGELLFTTLTKEALPVIRYRTRDLTRLLPGTARTMRRMDRISGRSDDMLIIRGVNVFPSQLEEEIVKFEHLSPHYQLEVNRRGHLDSLSVKVELKESSLTLTHEQRCQVCHQLRHRIKSMVGISTDVMIVNCGSIPRSEGKACRVFDLRKVAANS; translated from the coding sequence ATGACAACGACAAATACAACAAAGCTTGATCCGATCGAAACTGCATCCATTGACGAATTGCAGGCTCTGCAAACCGAGCGCCTGAAGTGGACGCTGCATCATGCCTACAACAACGTTCCGATGTACAAACGTAAGTTTGACGCTGCGGGCGTTCACCCTGACGATTTCAAAGTGCTGGACGACATTCGCAAATTCCCGTGCACCACCAAGCAGGATTTGCGCGATAACTACCCGTTCGACACCTTTGCCGTACCGATGGAGCAGGTGGTGCGTATCCACGCCTCGTCCGGTACTACCGGTAAACCGACTGTCGTGGGTTATACCCAAAACGACATCGACAACTGGGCTAATATTGTTGCCCGCTCCCTGCGTGCCGCAGGCGGCAGCGCAAAAGATAAAATCCACGTGGCCTACGGCTACGGCCTCTTTACCGGCGGACTGGGGGCACACTATGGTGCTGAGCGTTTAGGGGCGACGGTGATCCCGATGTCCGGCGGTCAGACCGAGAAGCAGGCACAGCTGATCCGTGATTTCCAGCCGGACATGATCATGGTTACACCGTCCTACTGCCTGAACCTGATTGAAGAGCTGGAACGCCAGATGGGGGGCGATGCCAGCACCTGTTCCCTGCGGGTGGGCGTGTTCGGCGCTGAGCCGTGGACACAGGCCATGCGCCGTGAAATTGAAAAACGACTGGGGATCACCGCCCTGGATATCTACGGGTTGTCAGAAGTGATGGGCCCGGGTGTGGCGATGGAGTGTATCGAAACCGCCGACGGCCCGACCATTTGGGAAGATCATTTCTACCCGGAGATTGTCAATCCGAACGACGGCACGGTGCTGGCCGACGGTGAGCAGGGCGAACTGCTGTTCACCACGCTGACCAAAGAAGCGTTGCCGGTGATCCGCTACCGCACGCGTGACCTGACGCGTCTGCTGCCGGGCACCGCACGCACTATGCGCCGTATGGATCGCATCAGTGGGCGCAGCGACGATATGCTGATCATCCGTGGTGTCAACGTATTCCCGTCGCAGCTTGAAGAAGAGATCGTCAAGTTTGAACACCTCTCTCCGCACTATCAGCTGGAGGTGAACCGCCGCGGACATCTTGATTCGCTTTCGGTGAAGGTGGAGCTGAAAGAGAGCAGCTTAACGCTCACTCACGAGCAGCGCTGCCAGGTTTGTCATCAGTTGCGCCACCGCATTAAATCAATGGTTGGGATCTCCACCGACGTGATGATCGTTAACTGTGGCAGCATTCCGCGCTCTGAAGGGAAGGCCTGCCGGGTGTTCGACCTGCGTAAGGTGGCAGCGAACAGCTAA
- a CDS encoding acetyl-CoA acetyltransferase produces the protein MRDAFICDGVRTPVGRYGGGLAGVRADDLGAVPLRALLARYPQLDLERIDDVIFGCANQAGEDNRNVARMSALLAGLPQTVSGTTINRLCGSGLDAIGFAARAIKAGDGDLMIAGGVESMSRAPFVMGKATAAFQRQAEIFDTTIGWRFVNPLMHQQFGTDSMPETAENVAELLNISRADQDAFALRSQQRTAQAQQNGVLAQEIVPVRVPGKKGTVTEISVDEHPRADTTPEQLAALKTPFRKNGVVTAGNASGVNDGAAALIIASEQMALAQGLVPRTRIVAMATAGVEPRLMGLGPVPATRKVLERAGLNINDMDVIELNEAFASQALGVLRQLGLPDDAAHVNPNGGAIALGHPLGMSGARLALAASNELHRRNGRYALCTMCIGVGQGIAMILERV, from the coding sequence ATGCGTGATGCATTTATTTGTGATGGTGTTCGTACCCCGGTTGGTCGCTATGGCGGCGGATTAGCGGGTGTACGTGCGGACGATCTGGGGGCAGTGCCGCTGCGTGCGCTGCTGGCACGCTACCCGCAGCTCGACCTGGAACGTATTGATGATGTGATTTTCGGCTGTGCCAACCAGGCGGGGGAAGATAACCGCAACGTGGCGCGCATGTCGGCGTTGCTGGCAGGTTTGCCGCAGACGGTTTCCGGTACCACCATCAACCGTCTGTGCGGTTCGGGGCTGGACGCGATTGGTTTTGCCGCTCGCGCTATCAAAGCCGGTGACGGCGATCTGATGATTGCGGGGGGCGTGGAGTCGATGTCCCGCGCGCCGTTTGTGATGGGTAAAGCCACGGCGGCGTTTCAGCGTCAGGCGGAGATCTTTGATACCACCATCGGCTGGCGATTTGTGAATCCGCTCATGCATCAGCAATTCGGAACTGACAGCATGCCGGAAACGGCAGAGAATGTAGCTGAATTGTTAAATATCAGCCGTGCCGATCAGGACGCGTTTGCCCTGCGCAGCCAGCAGCGTACCGCACAGGCGCAGCAGAATGGTGTTCTGGCGCAGGAAATTGTGCCGGTACGGGTGCCTGGTAAAAAGGGAACGGTGACAGAAATCAGCGTGGATGAGCACCCGCGCGCCGATACCACGCCTGAACAGCTCGCCGCGCTCAAAACCCCGTTTCGTAAAAACGGCGTGGTAACCGCGGGGAATGCCTCCGGCGTGAACGATGGTGCCGCCGCGCTGATTATCGCCAGCGAGCAAATGGCACTTGCGCAAGGTCTGGTTCCACGCACCCGGATCGTGGCGATGGCCACCGCCGGTGTTGAACCGCGTCTGATGGGGTTAGGCCCGGTGCCAGCCACCCGTAAAGTGCTGGAGCGCGCCGGTCTGAATATTAACGATATGGATGTCATTGAGCTTAACGAAGCCTTTGCTTCACAGGCGCTGGGCGTGTTGCGTCAACTGGGATTACCGGACGATGCCGCACACGTCAACCCGAACGGCGGCGCTATCGCATTAGGCCACCCGCTGGGAATGAGCGGTGCCAGGCTGGCACTGGCTGCCAGCAATGAGTTGCACCGACGCAACGGGCGCTATGCGCTTTGTACGATGTGCATCGGTGTGGGTCAGGGCATCGCCATGATCCTTGAGCGTGTTTGA
- a CDS encoding thioesterase, translated as MSHNAWHNARTMYEQDACAQALGIDIIEMDDGYAVVTMTITPQMLNGHKTCHGGQLFSLADTAFAYACNSQGLAAVASGCSIDFLRPGFAGDTLTATARVKHQGKLTGVYDIEIQNQQQKTVALFRGKSHRIGGSVTGEA; from the coding sequence ATGAGTCATAACGCCTGGCATAACGCCCGCACCATGTATGAGCAGGATGCCTGCGCGCAGGCGCTGGGGATCGACATTATCGAGATGGATGACGGGTATGCGGTGGTGACCATGACCATCACCCCGCAGATGCTCAACGGCCATAAAACCTGCCACGGTGGACAGCTGTTCTCACTGGCAGACACCGCCTTTGCCTACGCCTGTAACAGTCAGGGACTGGCGGCGGTGGCATCGGGTTGCTCCATTGATTTTCTGCGCCCGGGTTTTGCCGGGGACACGCTGACCGCCACTGCGCGGGTGAAGCATCAGGGCAAGCTGACCGGCGTGTACGACATTGAAATCCAGAACCAACAACAGAAAACGGTCGCTCTCTTTCGCGGGAAATCTCACCGCATTGGCGGCAGTGTGACAGGAGAAGCCTGA
- a CDS encoding 3-hydroxybutyryl-CoA dehydrogenase — protein MAINIRTVAVIGSGTMGAGIAEVAASHGHQVLVYDLASEAVSRAIDGIRQRLASRVMRGKLSADSGSQILARLVPVTDISALAAADLVIEAASERLEVKKALFTQLAEICPPQTLLTSNTSSISVTAIAADIRHPERVAGLHFFNPAPVMKLVEVVSGLATSPEVADALCELALNWGKQPVRCQSTPGFIVNRVARPFYSEAWRALEEQVAAPEVIDAALREGGGFPMGPLELTDMIGQDVNFAVTCSVFNAFWQERRFLPSLVQQELVLAGRLGKKSGRGVYDWHGDKPDVQWLEAVNDSFSPMSVQRKSDGVTEIDDVLLIETQGETAQALALRLNSPVVVVDRIERDVAVIAAASSNPHTATQKAIFWLQQQGHRVVQIADYPGLLVWRTVAMIANEALDALQKGVASEKDIDTAMRLGVNYPSGPIAWGERLGWQRLLTLLENLQRHYGEERYRPCSLLRQRALLESSYES, from the coding sequence ATGGCGATAAACATCCGCACTGTCGCCGTGATTGGAAGCGGCACGATGGGGGCCGGGATTGCCGAAGTGGCGGCAAGTCATGGTCATCAGGTGCTGGTTTATGACCTCGCTTCCGAGGCCGTTTCCCGCGCGATTGACGGTATTCGTCAGCGTCTGGCTTCCCGCGTGATGCGCGGAAAGTTGTCTGCGGACTCTGGCTCGCAGATCCTCGCAAGGCTGGTTCCGGTGACGGATATCTCTGCCCTTGCCGCAGCGGATCTGGTCATTGAGGCGGCCTCTGAACGGCTGGAGGTGAAAAAAGCGCTGTTTACACAGCTGGCGGAAATCTGCCCGCCGCAGACGCTGCTGACCAGTAATACCTCTTCAATTTCCGTCACCGCCATCGCCGCAGACATTCGCCACCCGGAGCGCGTCGCGGGGCTGCATTTCTTCAACCCGGCACCGGTGATGAAACTGGTGGAAGTGGTCAGCGGGCTGGCGACATCGCCTGAAGTGGCCGATGCGTTGTGCGAGCTGGCGCTGAACTGGGGAAAACAGCCGGTGCGTTGCCAGTCAACGCCAGGTTTTATCGTTAACCGCGTGGCACGCCCGTTCTATTCCGAAGCCTGGCGTGCGCTGGAAGAACAGGTGGCCGCACCGGAGGTGATTGACGCCGCGCTGCGCGAAGGCGGTGGTTTCCCGATGGGGCCACTGGAGCTGACCGACATGATTGGTCAGGACGTCAACTTTGCCGTGACCTGTTCGGTGTTTAACGCCTTCTGGCAGGAGCGTCGTTTCCTGCCATCGCTGGTGCAGCAGGAGCTGGTACTGGCGGGACGATTGGGTAAAAAAAGCGGGCGGGGCGTTTACGACTGGCACGGCGATAAACCGGACGTGCAGTGGCTTGAGGCGGTCAACGACAGTTTTAGCCCGATGAGCGTCCAGAGAAAAAGTGACGGTGTCACGGAAATTGACGACGTACTGTTGATTGAAACACAGGGCGAAACTGCGCAGGCACTGGCGCTTCGGCTGAACAGCCCGGTGGTGGTGGTTGACCGTATTGAGCGCGATGTGGCCGTTATCGCGGCGGCGTCCAGCAATCCGCACACCGCCACGCAAAAGGCCATCTTCTGGCTGCAACAGCAGGGACACCGGGTGGTGCAAATTGCCGATTATCCCGGCCTGCTGGTCTGGCGGACGGTGGCGATGATTGCCAACGAAGCGCTGGATGCGCTGCAAAAAGGGGTCGCCAGCGAGAAGGATATTGATACTGCGATGCGTCTGGGCGTGAATTACCCGAGCGGCCCGATTGCATGGGGAGAACGCCTGGGCTGGCAACGCCTGCTCACGCTTTTGGAAAACCTGCAACGTCATTACGGTGAAGAACGTTATCGCCCCTGTTCACTGCTGCGCCAGCGGGCGCTTCTGGAGAGTAGCTATGAGTCATAA
- a CDS encoding 2-(1,2-epoxy-1,2-dihydrophenyl)acetyl-CoA isomerase, with the protein MEFILSHVEQGVMTLTLNRPERLNSFNDVMHQQLAECLKQAERDDTIRCLLITGAGRGFCAGQDLNDRNVDPNGPAPDLGMSVETFYNPLVRRLAKLPKPVICAVNGVAAGAGATLALGCDMVIAARSANFVMAFSKLGLVPDCGGTWLLPRVAGRARAMGLALLGDKLSAEQAQAWGMIWQVVDDEQLSVTAQQMALHFASQPTFGLGLIKQAINAAETNTLDAQLDLERDYQRLAGRSDDYREGVSAFLAKRAPNFTGK; encoded by the coding sequence GTGGAATTTATTCTGAGTCATGTAGAGCAAGGCGTAATGACCCTTACGCTGAACCGCCCGGAGCGTCTGAACAGCTTTAACGACGTGATGCACCAGCAACTTGCGGAGTGCCTGAAGCAGGCCGAGCGGGATGACACCATCCGCTGTCTGTTGATCACCGGGGCGGGACGCGGTTTCTGTGCGGGTCAGGATCTTAACGACCGCAACGTCGACCCGAACGGCCCGGCTCCCGATCTGGGGATGTCCGTTGAAACCTTTTACAACCCGCTGGTGCGCCGTCTGGCAAAACTGCCGAAACCGGTAATTTGTGCGGTCAACGGCGTGGCGGCCGGGGCGGGGGCTACGCTGGCACTCGGCTGCGACATGGTGATTGCTGCCCGCTCCGCTAACTTTGTGATGGCTTTTAGCAAGCTCGGGCTAGTGCCGGACTGCGGTGGTACCTGGCTGCTGCCGCGCGTCGCCGGACGCGCCCGGGCAATGGGGCTGGCGTTGCTCGGTGACAAACTCAGTGCCGAACAGGCGCAGGCGTGGGGGATGATCTGGCAGGTGGTGGACGACGAACAGCTCTCCGTTACGGCACAGCAGATGGCGCTGCACTTTGCGTCGCAGCCAACCTTTGGCCTGGGGCTGATCAAGCAGGCGATCAACGCCGCAGAGACCAATACTCTGGACGCACAGCTTGATCTGGAGCGTGACTATCAACGTCTGGCCGGGCGCAGTGACGACTACCGGGAAGGCGTCAGCGCCTTTCTGGCAAAACGCGCACCGAACTTTACGGGGAAATAA
- a CDS encoding 2,3-dehydroadipyl-CoA hydratase: MSELIVTRHGRVLQLTLNRPAARNALNNALLTQIAEELEAAAANTDISACVIYGNERCFAAGADLNEMAEKDLPATLNDIRPQLWARINTFNKPLIAAVNGFALGAGCELALLCDVVIAGDNARFGLPEITLGIMPGAGGTQRLIRCVGKSLASKMVLTGESITAQQAQSAGLVSDVFPASLTLEYALKQAALMARHSPLALQAAKQALRQSQEVPLQAGLAQERQLFTLLSATDDRREGIDAFLQKRTPDFKGR; the protein is encoded by the coding sequence ATGAGCGAACTGATTGTCACCCGTCATGGTCGTGTATTGCAGCTGACGTTGAACCGTCCGGCGGCGCGTAATGCGCTCAACAATGCGCTGTTAACGCAGATTGCTGAAGAACTGGAAGCCGCAGCGGCGAATACCGACATCTCCGCCTGTGTGATCTACGGCAACGAGCGCTGTTTCGCTGCCGGAGCCGATCTCAATGAAATGGCGGAGAAAGATCTGCCCGCCACGCTGAACGATATCCGTCCTCAGCTGTGGGCGCGGATCAACACCTTTAACAAACCTCTGATCGCCGCGGTTAACGGCTTCGCGCTGGGAGCCGGGTGTGAACTCGCGTTGCTCTGCGACGTGGTTATCGCCGGTGACAACGCCCGTTTTGGTCTGCCGGAAATCACCCTCGGCATTATGCCGGGTGCGGGCGGCACGCAGCGTCTTATTCGCTGTGTGGGCAAATCGCTTGCCAGCAAAATGGTGCTGACCGGGGAAAGCATTACGGCACAACAGGCGCAGAGCGCCGGTCTGGTCAGCGATGTGTTTCCGGCGTCGCTGACGCTGGAGTACGCCCTGAAGCAGGCCGCGCTGATGGCGCGCCACTCTCCGCTGGCGCTGCAGGCGGCGAAACAGGCGCTGCGCCAGTCTCAGGAAGTGCCGTTGCAGGCCGGGCTGGCCCAGGAGCGGCAGCTGTTTACGTTGCTTTCGGCGACTGACGATCGTCGTGAAGGCATCGACGCCTTCTTACAAAAACGCACCCCCGACTTTAAAGGACGCTAA
- a CDS encoding phenylacetic acid degradation protein, producing the protein MTTFHSLKVAKVEPETRDAVTITFSVPQELQDAYRFRPGQHLTLKATLGGDELRRCYSICRSTAPDEISVAVKAIEGGRFSRYARDTIVQGMTMDVMVPQGHFGYQPRAEREGHYLAIAAGSGITPMLAILSATLATEPKSHFTLIYGNRSSQSMMFRGALADLKDKYPQRLQLVSIFSQERLDSDLLHGRIDGEKLQALAKTLINFRQYDEAFICGPSAMMDDAEAALKALGIAEKSIHLERFNTPGSAVKRAVNVQVEGQKVTVRQDGRDREITLTADDESILDAALRQGADLPYACKGGVCATCKCKVVRGKVDMLTNYSLEPDELAAGYVLSCQALPLTADVIVDFDAKGMA; encoded by the coding sequence ATGACAACGTTTCATTCATTAAAAGTGGCAAAAGTGGAACCCGAAACACGTGACGCTGTCACAATTACCTTTTCCGTGCCGCAGGAATTGCAGGATGCTTACCGCTTTCGCCCGGGTCAGCACCTGACCTTAAAGGCCACGCTGGGTGGTGATGAGCTTCGCCGCTGCTACTCCATCTGCCGTAGTACCGCACCGGATGAGATCAGCGTGGCGGTGAAAGCCATCGAAGGCGGGCGTTTTTCCCGTTATGCCCGCGATACGATTGTGCAGGGTATGACGATGGACGTCATGGTGCCGCAGGGCCATTTTGGCTATCAGCCCCGGGCCGAACGGGAGGGTCACTATCTGGCGATAGCGGCTGGATCGGGCATTACGCCGATGCTGGCTATTCTCTCCGCTACGCTGGCCACCGAGCCGAAAAGCCACTTCACCCTGATCTACGGCAACCGCAGCAGCCAGAGCATGATGTTCCGCGGCGCGCTGGCGGATCTGAAAGACAAATACCCGCAGCGCCTGCAGCTGGTCTCCATCTTCAGCCAGGAGCGGCTTGACAGCGATCTGCTTCACGGCCGTATTGATGGTGAAAAACTGCAGGCGCTGGCGAAAACCCTGATCAATTTCCGCCAGTATGACGAAGCCTTTATCTGCGGCCCGTCGGCGATGATGGACGACGCTGAAGCGGCGCTGAAAGCGCTGGGGATAGCAGAAAAATCTATCCACCTTGAGCGCTTCAACACGCCTGGCTCAGCGGTGAAACGCGCTGTAAACGTGCAGGTCGAAGGGCAGAAAGTCACCGTCCGCCAGGACGGGCGCGACCGTGAAATCACCCTGACGGCCGATGACGAAAGCATTCTTGATGCTGCCCTGCGCCAGGGGGCAGATCTGCCCTATGCCTGTAAAGGCGGCGTGTGTGCCACCTGTAAATGTAAAGTGGTGCGCGGCAAAGTGGATATGCTCACCAACTACAGCCTGGAGCCGGACGAGCTGGCTGCCGGGTATGTCCTGAGCTGTCAGGCGTTGCCGTTAACCGCTGACGTGATCGTCGATTTCGACGCGAAGGGGATGGCATGA
- a CDS encoding phenylacetate-CoA oxygenase subunit PaaJ — translation MQRLVDIAPAQIPQIWSLLSQIPDPEVPVLTITDLGMVRSVSAQGEGWVIGFTPTYSGCPATEHLLGAIRDTMTAHGFTPVHIVLQLEPAWTTDWMTADARERLREYGISPPVGHSCHAHVPAAVSCPRCASTDTSLISEFGSTACKALWRCNTCREPFDYFKCI, via the coding sequence ATGCAACGTCTCGTGGACATCGCACCTGCACAAATCCCGCAAATCTGGTCGCTGTTAAGCCAGATCCCGGATCCTGAAGTCCCGGTTTTGACCATCACCGATTTAGGTATGGTGCGCAGCGTTTCCGCGCAGGGCGAAGGCTGGGTGATTGGCTTCACGCCAACCTACTCGGGCTGCCCGGCGACGGAACACCTGCTGGGAGCCATCCGCGACACGATGACTGCGCATGGCTTTACCCCGGTACATATCGTGCTCCAGCTTGAACCCGCCTGGACCACCGACTGGATGACAGCCGATGCGCGCGAACGTCTGCGTGAGTATGGCATCAGCCCGCCTGTAGGCCATAGCTGTCACGCCCATGTTCCTGCGGCGGTGAGCTGCCCGCGCTGTGCGAGCACCGATACCTCGCTCATCAGTGAATTTGGTTCAACGGCCTGCAAAGCGCTCTGGCGCTGCAACACCTGCCGTGAACCTTTCGATTATTTCAAATGCATTTGA
- a CDS encoding phenylacetate-CoA oxygenase subunit PaaI, giving the protein MKTLSAYVLRLGDNGLVLSQRLGAWCGHAPELEIDLALANIGLDLLGQARNFLTYAAELEGQGDEDTLAFGRDERQFRNVLLVEQPNGNFADTLVRQYLMDAWNVALYERLIHSSDRQIAAIAAKAIKEARYHLRFSRGWLVRLGDGTEVSAQKMQQAVNNLWRFTAELFDADDVELELVASGIAIDPRTLRQAWESEVFAGLQEATLNVPDEVAYRTGGKRGLHTEHLGPMLAEMQYLQRMYPGQQW; this is encoded by the coding sequence ATGAAAACATTATCTGCATACGTCCTGCGTCTGGGCGACAACGGTCTGGTGCTCTCTCAGCGTCTGGGAGCCTGGTGTGGTCACGCGCCGGAGCTGGAAATTGACCTCGCACTGGCCAATATCGGCCTCGATCTGCTGGGACAGGCGCGCAATTTCCTGACCTACGCCGCCGAACTGGAAGGCCAGGGCGATGAAGATACGCTGGCCTTTGGCCGCGATGAGCGCCAGTTCCGCAATGTATTGCTGGTGGAACAGCCTAACGGCAATTTCGCCGACACCCTCGTCCGTCAGTACCTTATGGATGCGTGGAACGTGGCGTTGTATGAGCGCCTGATCCACAGCAGCGACCGCCAGATTGCCGCCATTGCCGCAAAAGCGATTAAGGAAGCGCGCTATCACCTGCGCTTTAGCCGCGGCTGGCTGGTGCGCCTGGGTGACGGCACAGAAGTATCCGCACAAAAAATGCAGCAGGCGGTCAACAATCTGTGGCGCTTTACCGCTGAGCTGTTCGACGCCGATGACGTCGAACTGGAACTGGTTGCGTCCGGTATTGCCATCGACCCGCGCACGCTGCGTCAGGCATGGGAAAGCGAAGTGTTTGCTGGCTTGCAGGAAGCCACCCTGAACGTGCCCGATGAAGTGGCGTATCGCACTGGCGGCAAGCGTGGGCTGCACACCGAACATCTGGGGCCAATGCTGGCAGAGATGCAATATCTCCAGCGTATGTACCCCGGGCAGCAGTGGTAA
- a CDS encoding phenylacetate-CoA oxygenase subunit PaaB, with the protein MSNVYWPLYEVFVRSKQGLSHRHVGSLHAADDRMALENARDAYTRRSEGCSIWVVKASEIVASQPEESGAFFDPAESKIYRHPTFYTIPDGIEHM; encoded by the coding sequence ATGAGCAATGTCTACTGGCCGTTATACGAAGTGTTTGTACGCAGCAAACAAGGGTTATCCCACCGTCACGTTGGCAGTCTGCACGCCGCTGACGACCGCATGGCGCTGGAAAACGCGCGTGATGCTTATACCCGCCGCAGCGAAGGCTGTTCCATCTGGGTGGTGAAGGCGAGCGAGATTGTCGCCTCCCAGCCAGAAGAGAGCGGTGCGTTTTTCGACCCGGCGGAGAGCAAGATCTACCGCCATCCGACGTTTTACACCATCCCTGATGGCATTGAGCACATGTGA